From Cataglyphis hispanica isolate Lineage 1 chromosome 3, ULB_Chis1_1.0, whole genome shotgun sequence, a single genomic window includes:
- the LOC126859503 gene encoding transitional endoplasmic reticulum ATPase TER94: protein MSDPKSGEDLATAILRKKDRPNRLLVDEAIADDNSVVALSQAKMDELQLFRGDTVLLKGKRRKETVCIVLSDDTCPDEKIRMNRVVRNNLRVRLSDVVSVQACPEVKYGKRIHVLPMDDTVDGLTGNLFEVYLKPYFLEAYRPIHKDDNFIVRGGMRAVEFKVVETDPGPFCIVAPDTVIHCEGDPIKREEEEEALNAVGYDDIGGVRKQLAQIKEMVELPLRHPSLFKAIGVKPPRGILLYGPPGTGKTLIARAVANETGAFFFLINGPEIMSKLAGESESNLRKAFEEAEKNSPAIIFIDELDAIAPKREKTHGEVERRIVSQLLTLMDGMKQSSHVIVMAATNRPNSIDGALRRFGRFDREIDIGIPDATGRLEILRIHTKNMKLADDVDLEEIAAETHGHVGADLASLCSEAALQQIREKMDLIDLEDDHIDAEVLSSLAVTMENFKYAMTKSSPSALRETIVEVPTVTWDDIGGLQNVKMELQELVQYPVEHPDKFLKFGMQPSRGVLFYGPPGCGKTLLAKAIANECQANFISVKGPELLTMWFGESEANVRDVFDKARSAAPCVLFFDELDSIAKSRGGTVGDAGGAADRVINQILTEMDGMGAKKNVFIIGATNRPDIIDPAILRPGRLDQLIYIPLPDEKSREAIFRANLRKSPVAKDVDLSYIAKVTHGFSGADLTEICQRACKLAIRQCIETEIRREKERASNPSASMDMDEDDPVPEITRAHFEEAMRFARRSVSDNDIRKYEMFAQTLQQSRGFGTNFRFPQSGAGGAQDNTQGDQAFQDDGDDDLYS, encoded by the exons ATGAGTGATCCGAAAAg TGGTGAAGATTTGGCGACTGCTATTCTTCGTAAGAAGGATAGGCCAAATAGACTGTTGGTTGATGAAGCTATTGCAGATGACAATTCTGTGGTGGCACTTTCTCAGGCAAAAATGGACGAGCTACAATTGTTTCGTGGAGATACTGTTTTATTGAAGGGCAAGAGACGTAAAGAAACAGTATGTATTGTACTTTCTGATGATACCTGCCCAGATGAGAAAATTCGTATGAACCGAGTTGTCAGAAATAACTTGCGTGTACGTTTGAGCGATGTTGTTTCTGTACAAGCATGTCCAGAAGTCAAGTATGGAAAGCGTATTCATGTATTGCCGATGGACGACACTGTCGATGGTCTTACTGg AAATCTATTTGAAGTATATTTAAAGCCGTACTTCTTAGAAGCATATCGTCCAATTCATAAAGATGACAATTTCATTGTACGAGGAGGAATGCGTGCTGTGGAATTCAAAGTAGTAGAAACTGATCCAGGGCCTTTTTGCATTGTGGCACCTGATACAGTGATACATTGTGAAGGTGATCCGATTAAACGAGAG gaggaggaggaagcaTTGAATGCTGTTGGTTACGATGATATCGGCGGTGTTCGTAAACAATTGGCACAAATTAAGGAAATGGTAGAATTACCTCTGCGACATCCATCTTTATTCAAAGCTATTGGCGTTAAACCACCACGTGGTATATTGTTGTATGGACCACCTGGAACAGGAAAGACTCTTATTGCTCGTGCTGTAGCAAACGAAACCGgagcatttttctttcttataaatg GTCCTGAAATTATGAGCAAGCTGGCTGGTGAATCTGAAAGTAATTTGCGGAAGGCGTTTGAGGAAGCCGAGAAAAATTCTCCGGCAATTATATTCATTGATGAACTGGATGCTATTGCACCCAAACGTGAAAAG ACACATGGTGAGGTTGAGAGACGTATAGTGTCACAGTTATTGACGCTAATGGATGGCATGAAGCAAAGTTCCCATGTAATTGTAATGGCAGCTACTAATCGACCGAACAGTATCGACGGTGCATTGCGCCGATTCGGGCGGTTCGACAGAGAAATTGATATCGGTATACCAGATGCTACTGGTCGGTTGGAAATTTTGAGAATTCAcacgaaaaatatgaaacttgCCGACGATGTTGATTTGGAAGAG attgcGGCGGAAACTCATGGACACGTCGGCGCTGATTTAGCGTCTTTATGTTCTGAAGCAGCTCTCCAACAGATTCGCGAAAAAATGGATCTTATTGATTTAGAGGACGATCATATAGATGCAGAGGTTCTGTCTTCTCTTGCAGTAACTATGGAAAACTTTAAG TATGCAATGACGAAAAGCAGTCCGAGTGCTTTACGCGAAACGATCGTGGAGGTACCGACAGTCACTTGGGATGATATTGGAGGTttacaaaatgttaaaatggAGTTACAAGAATTGGTGCAG TATCCAGTGGAGCATcctgataaatttttgaaatttggtATGCAACCATCAAGAGGCGTACTATTTTATGGTCCACCTGGTTGTGGCAAGACGTTATTGGCCAAAGCAATCGCCAATGAGTGTCAagcgaattttatttctgtcaaGGGTCCTGAATTATTGACTATGTGGTTTGGAGAATCGGAAGCTAATGTCAGAGATGTCTTTGATAAG GCAAGATCAGCTGCTCCTTGTGTATTGTTTTTCGACGAACTTGATTCTATCGCGAAGTCTCGTGGGGGCACTGTCGGAGATGCTGGCGGTGCGGCAGATCGTGTGATAAATCAAATACTAACGGAAATGGACGGTATGGGCGCGAAgaagaatgtatttattataggaGCGACAAATCGTCCCGATATCATCGATCCAGCAATCTTGCGACCCGGTAGATTAGatcaattgatttatataccaTTACCAGACGAGAAGTCCCGAGAAGCGATATTCCGCGCTAATCTCCGCAAATCACCTGTAGCTaag GACGTAGACTTAAGCTATATAGCCAAAGTCACACATGGATTCTCTGGTGCTGATCTTACAGAAATCTGTCAGCGTGCATGTAAGCTTGCCATTAGACAGTGCATTGAAACTGAAATTCGTAGAGAAAAAGAACGAGCTAGTAATCCATCTGCTTCTATGGAT ATGGATGAGGATGATCCTGTACCAGAAATAACGCGAGCTCACTTTGAGGAAGCCATGAGGTTTGCGCGTCGTTCAGTATCTGACAATGATATTCGCAAATATGAGATGTTTGCACAAACGCTTCAACAGTCTCGAGGATTCGGAACTAATTTCAG ATTTCCACAAAGTGGAGCAGGTGGTGCTCAAGATAACACGCAAGGCGATCAAGCCTTTCAAGATGATGGGGATGATGACCTCTATAGCTAA
- the LOC126859514 gene encoding leptin receptor overlapping transcript-like 1 has protein sequence MTFVILGCALPVYKVWWPFFVVLFYILAPIPTIIARRYTDDSGSNSNPCLELAIFITMGFVVSSFALPIVLARSPVNEPVIEWGACYLTLAGNIVVYSTLVGFFITFDQDDTDYNMW, from the exons ATGACATTTGTCATTCTTGGCTGTGCATTACCAGTATACAA agtATGGTGGCCATTTTTTGTCGTATTGTTCTATATACTGGCACCTATTCCAACTATAATAGCACGTCGTTATACAGATGATTCAGGAAGCAACAGTAATCCATGTTTAGAATtggcaatatttattacaatgggATTTGTGGTATCATCTTTCGCTCTTCCAATTGTGTTGGCACGATCTCCAGTGAATGAACCTGTA ataGAATGGGGTGCTTGTTATCTGACATTAGCAGGTAATATTGTTGTGTATTCAACTCTAGTCGGATTTTTCATAACGTTTGATCAAGATGATACTGATTATAACATGTGGTGA
- the LOC126859504 gene encoding transmembrane channel-like protein 1: protein MEMSPVTQKVKLSTSDQYIQMQQLLPIKFAGQNEIYRIPNALNAIIPYATLRMHSVNQLSNEECANAIANHLQLSNKFMQNDPTSERFRMETLKAMPQCLTVKRSVKLQLLATVNRNTKKKSISYWKWLKYNISLKFTKIWVTMQNNLLTMKLWHQTIKTIESHNGSGVATYFKFLRWLLFLNIISCILSIFFIVLPQSLNETHIPNNVKILDFLTGSGFFSHTIMYYGFYSNGTVNTLFGTKYSIPFAYFLTLLFCYTVIFIILSVKVISLYRKSYVETRGKVHDLYSNKIFCGWDFSISLPKTAALQSASIYKELEELMAETRQHARLHWLDKFLLITMQLSVTAIIIFMICGTGTFIWLLLRHYEIGSSRNISMMIVPIIITIMIHIFPAIISYLTSLEHYNNKRMELYITVIRNHMVAATIIGTLFAFWIINSTSHCWQTELGKGIYRLIVLDFIASIFGICLQFTRSILYKKLSTKIGRSEFDIARNTLNLLYNQTLFWMSFYFSPLMSLIIVIKLIFTFYIKKYELKKCYQQSSQPWRAAQTQTLFLALAFIGMIVILLTIGYIITNVESDDCGPFRNYSHTWDFIIDGMLSLKRDSAFWSVVSELARPVTGAAILIGMCIAVYCLRAKTQASKEMLQILSNMLLLQSQDKQFLMKNFAKFANEHASVHSESNLIQCASSEQNHANEEIILSRRRNLPSTSFEERL, encoded by the exons atggaaATGTCTCCAGTAACTCAAAAAGTAAAACTTTCTACATCTGATCAATATATCCAAATGCAACAATTATTGCCAATTAAATTTGCAG gacagaatgaaatatatagaataccAAATGCTCTGAATGCCATCATTCCGTATGCTACTTTAAGAATGCACAGTGTTAATCAATTATCTAATGAAGAGTGTGCTAATGCAATTGCTAATCATCTGcaattaagtaataaatttatgcaaaatgatCCTACATCAGAACGATTCAGGATGGAAACATTGAAAGCAATGCCACAATGCCTCACTGTAAAGAGATCTGTTAAGTTACAGCTATTGGCGACTGTTAATCGaaacacaaagaaaaaatcgattaGTTATTGGAAATGGCTCAAATATAAcattagtttaaaatttacaaag ATTTGGGTGACAATGCAGAACAATTTGTTGACAATGAAATTGTGGcatcaaacaataaaaaccATTGAGAGTCACAATGGAAGTGGTGTAGCAACATACTTTAAATTCTTGAGATGGTTGCTTTTTCTTAACATAATTTCCTGCATTTTAAG catattttttattgtactacCACAATCATTGAATGAAACACATATACCaaacaatgttaaaatattagactTCTTAACAGGCAGT GGCTTTTTCTCTCACACAATAATGTATTATGGGTTTTATTCCAATGGCACAGTAAACACATTATTTGGAACCAAATATAGCATTCCATTTGCTTATTTCCTAACGCTGCTTTTTTGTTAcacagttatttttattatactttctgTTAA AGTTATATCTTTGTATAGGAAATCTTACGTTGAAACACGTGGAAAAGTGCACGATTTATatagtaacaaaatattttgtggatGGGACTTTAGTATATCTTTACCAAAAACTGCTGCTTTACAATCAGCATCTATTTACAAAGAATTGGAGGAATTGATGGCAGAAACGAGACAGCATGCGCGCTTGCATTGGCTTGACAAGTTTTTGTTAATTACAATGCAACTTAGTGTAAcagctattattatatttatgatttgtgGTACTGGTACATTTATTTGGCTGCTATTACGGCACTACGAGATAGGATCATCCAGAAACATTTCAATGATGATTGTaccaataattattactattatgaTTCATATCTTTCCAGCAATTATTTCCTATTTA ACATCACTAGAACACTATAACAATAAACGCATGGAACTTTATATAACAGTTATTAGGAATCACATGGTTGCTGCAACAATAATTGGTACTTTGTTTGCCTTTTGGATAATCAACAGTACATCACATTGTTGGCAAACGGAGTTAGGGAAAGGAATTTATCGACTTATTGTACTGGATTTTATTGCTTCCATATTCGGGATATGTTTGCAATTTACACGTTCTATTCTGTACAAGAAGTTGTCGACAAAAATTGGCAGATCGGAATTTGATATCGCTCGCAATACATTGAATCTTTTATACAATCAGACACTGTTTTGGatgagtttttattttagtccGTTAATGTctcttataattgtaataaagctgatatttacattttatataaagaaatacgagttgaaaaaatgttatcaacAATCGTCGCAGCCTTGGCGGGCAGCGCAAACGCAAACTCTGTTCTTGGCTCTTGCGTTTATTGGTATGATCGTCATATTGCTTACAATAGGATATATCATTACAAACGTGGAAAGTGATGACTGTGGACCATTCAGAAATTATTCTCACACTTGGGATTTTATCATCGATGGGAtgttatcattaaaaagagATAGCGCATTTTGGAGTGTTGTTTCAGAACTTGCGAGGCCGGTAACTGGCGCTGCAATATTGATCGGCATGTG taTTGCAGTATACTGTTTGCGGGCAAAAACACAAGCGAGCAAGGAAATGTTGCAAATTTTGTCCAACATGCTTCTTCTGCAGTCTCAAGATAAGCAATTTCTCATGAAAAATTTCGCTAAATTTGCCAACGAAC atgCTTCTGTTCATAGCGAGAGTAATCTTATCCAATGTGCTAGCTCTGAGCAAAATCATGcaaatgaagaaattatacTGTCTCGCCGACGTAATTTACCGTCGACCAGTTTCGAAGAgagattatag